The nucleotide sequence CCTCCACGGACTGCCGCGAGCGGGTCCGGGCCGGGGAACCGGTCTGGTACCTCGTCCCCGACGGCGTCGTCCAGTACATCAGCAAGCACCACCTCTACCGAGGAGCACCGTGACCGCGTCCGACCGTTCGCTCGAGCTCGCCAGGGCGGCCGCCACCGCGGCCTCCGACAAGCTCGCGACCACCATCTCCGGCATCGACGTCTCGGAGCAGCTCGCGCTGACCGACGTCTTCGTCATCGTCTCCGCCGAGTCCGAGCGGCAGGTCGGCTCGATCGTCGACGAGGTCGAGGACGTCCTGCGCGAGCGGGGCGTCAAGCCGATCCGCCGCGAGGGCCAGCGCGAGGGCCGCTGGGTCCTCATCGACTTCGGCGACATCGTCGTCCACGTCCAGCACGACGAGGAGCGCGAGTTCTACGAGCTCGAGCGCCTCTGGCGCGACTGCCCGGCCCTCGACCTCGGTGTCGTCGGCACCGAGCAGGGCGGGCGGTGAGCCCGGACGGGCTCGGTCCGCGTCGGCTCGTCGTGCTGCGGCACGGCGAGACGACGCACAACGCCGCCGGCATCTGGCAGGGGCAGCTCGACAGTCCCCTCTCCGAGCTCGGCGAGCAGCAGGCCGCGGCCGTGGGTCCCGCCCTCGCGTCGCTGCGACCCTCGCGGGTGGTCACCTCCGACCTCCAGCGCGCCCGGCGCACCGGTGAGAGCGTCGCGCGCGCCTGCGGGGTCCCGCTCGTCGAGGACGCCCGCTTCCGGGAGATCCACGCCGGCGCGTGGCAGGGGCTGACCAACGCCCAGGTGACCGAGCGCTGGCCGGACGAGCGCGCGGCCGTGCTGCGCGGCGAGGACGTCCCGCGCGGCGGCGACGGCGAGTCGATGGCCGACGTCGTCACGCGCGTCGGGGAGGGCCTGCAGGCCCTCGTCGGCTCGATGGCGGCGGGGGAGTGCGTCGTCGTCTCCACCCACGGCGCCGCCGGCCGGGCGGCCGTCGCGTGGCTGCTCGGGCTCGAGCAGGAGCTCGCGTGGCGGGTGCTCGGGTCCCTCGGCAACTGCCACTGGGCCGAGCTCGTCGAGGGCCGTCAGGGCTGGCGGCTGCAGGCCTGGAACGCCTCCTCGGGGGCCCCGTCACGCCCCGGGACCTCGCCTCCGTGAGGCCGATTTGGGAGTGGGGCACCGCGTCTGTAAACTTCACGACGCCCCCTCGGGGGAACACCCACTCGGGGCTGTAGCGCAGTTGGTAGCGCACCTCCATGGCATGGAGGGGGTCAGGGGTTCGAATCCCCTCAGCTCCACCAGTGGAACCAGGACGGGCCGGCGACATGCCGGCCCGTTCCTGCGTCTCCGGGGGGTGCGTCGGCGGGGCCCGTCGCGTCCCGGCTCCGCGCGACCTGCGGTGGTCCGCGTGCGACCGCACCCGCAGCCGCGCAGGTCGCCCGCAGGACACCGGGCGTTCGCCAGGGCCGAACGCGCTTGTCTTGACACGTTCAGGAAAAGTCGGCAGGGTGGCGGGCATGGCAGCCGACGTGGACCTCCCCGGCCTGCTCCGCGATGCGGGGCTGCGGGTCACCCGGCCGCGGCTCGAGGTCCTCGCCGCCGTCCACGCCCACCCGCACGCCGACACCGGCAGCATCCTGCGGGCCGTGCGCGGGCCGCTGCCCGCCGTGTCGCACCAGGCCGTCTACGACTCGCTCCACGCGCTGACGCAGGCCCGGCTCGTCCGCGCCTTCCAGCCCGCCGGCTCCGTCGCCCGCTACGAGGCCCGCGTCGGCGACAACCACCACCACGTCGTCTGCCGCACCTGCGGCGCCGTCGCCGACGTCGACTGCGCCGTGGGGGAGGCCCCCTGCCTCAGCGCCGCCGACGACCACGGCTTCGCGATCGACGAGGCCGAGGTCGTCTACTGGGGCACCTGCCCCGACTGCGCCGCGGCCCGGCCCGCCTGACCCGACCGACCCCCCCGACCACCCGACCCGCACCAGCACCACCCACCGATACAGGAGATGGACTGACGTGACCGACCAGCAGCAGGGCGTGACCTCGCAGGGCAGCGAGAGCGAGAACCCGGCGATCGACGCCCCCACCCCCAAGGCGGGCGCTCCCCGCACCAACCAGGACTGGTGGCCGAACCTGCTCGACCTCTCGGTCCTGCACACCAACAACGCCAAGGGCAACCCGCTCGGCGGCGACTTCGACTACGCGCAGGCCTTCGCCGGCCTCGACGTCGATGCGCTCAAGGCCGACATCGTCCAGGTCATGCGCACCTCGCAGGACTGGTGGCCGGCCGACTACGGGCACTACGGCCCGCTCTTCATCCGGATGAGCTGGCACGCCGCCGGCACCTACCGGGTCGAGGACGGTCGCGGCGGTGGCGGCCGTGGCCAGCAGCGCTTCGCGCCGCTCAACTCCTGGCCGGACAACGCCAACCTCGACAAGGCCCGTCGCCTGCTGTGGCCGGTCAAGCAGAAGTACGGCCAGGCGGTCTCCTGGGCCGACCTGCTCGTCCTCGCCGGCAACGTCGCGCTCGAGGACATGGGCTTCGAGACCTTCGGCTTCGCCTTCGGCCGCTCCGACGTCTGGGAGCCCGAGGAGGTCAACTGGGGCACCGAGGACACCTGGCTCGGCGACGAGCGCTACAGCGGTGAGCGCGAGCTCTCCAACCCGCTCGGCGCGGTCCAGATGGGCCTGATCTACGTCAACCCGGAGGGCCCCAACGGCGAGCCCGACCCGGTCAAGGCGGCGCGCGACATCCGCGAGACGTTCAAGCGGATGGCGATGAACGACGAGGAGACCGTCGCGCTCATCGCCGGCGGCCACACCTTCGGCAAGACCCACGGCGCGGGCGACCCCGACCTCGTCGGCACCGAGCCCAACGGCTGCCCCGTGCACGCCATGGGCCTGGGCTGGAAGAGCGAGTACGGCTCCGGCAAGGGCAGCGACGCCATCACCTCGGGCCTCGAGGTCACGTGGACCCAGAAGCCGACCGAGTGGACCAACCTCTACTTCGACAACCTCTTCGGCTACGAGTGGGAGCTCGTCAAGAGCCCGGCCGGCGCGTGGCAGTGGGAGGCCAAGGACGCGGACGCCTCCGTCCCCGACCCCGACGGCACGCCGGCCCGTCGCAAGCCCACGATGCTCACGACGGACCTGTCGCTGCGCTTCGACCCGGAGTACGAGAAGATCTCGCGCCGCTTCCACGAGAACTTCGAGGAGTTCCGTCTCGCGTTCGCCAAGGCCTGGTACAAGCTGCTCCACCGCGACATGGGCCCGGTCGACCGCTTCCTCGGCCCGTGGGTACCCGAGGCGCAGCCGTGGCAGGACCCGGTGCCCGCCGCGTCCGGCGAGCCGCTGACCGACGGCGACGTGGCCGACCTCAAGGAGGCCCTGCTCTCCTCCGGCCTCACCGTGCAGCAGCTGGTCAAGACGGCGTGGGCCTCCGCGGCCTCCTTCCGCAAGACCGACATGCGCGGCGGCGCCAACGGTGCGCGCATCGCCCTGGAGCCGGCGCGCTCGTGGGAGGTCAACGAGCCGGCCGAGCTCGCCTCGGTCCTCGAGGTCCTCGATCGCGTCAAGGCCGACTTCGACGGCCGGGGCGGTCGCACCGTCTCGCTCGCCGACCTCATCGTGCTCGGCGGCTCCGCCGGCATCGAGAAGGCGGCGCGCGACGCGGGCCGCGAGGTCACGGTGCCGTTCACGCCGGGCCGCACGGACGCGACGCAGGAGCTGACGGACGTCGAGTCCTACTCCTACCTCGAGCCCCGCGCCGACGGCTTCCGCGGCTACCTGCGCCACGAGGAGAAGATCGCGCCGGAGGGCCTGCTGCTCGACCGCGCGTACGTCCTCGGCCTCTCGGCGCCGCAGATGGTCGCGCTCGTCGGCGGCCTGCGCGCCATCGGGGCGACGTACGGCAACACCTCGGTCGGCGTGCTGACCCAGCGCCCCGGCCAGCTGACGAACGACGTCCTCGCGGCCGTCCTCGAGCCGGGAGTCACCTGGAGCACCTCGCGCGACACCGCGAACGTCTACGACAGCAACGACGGCCGCCAGGCGACCGCGGTCGAGCTCGTGCTCGGCTCGCACCCGCAGCTGCGGGCCATCGCCGAGGTCTACGGCAGCGCCGACGGCGACCAGCGCTTCGTCGACGACTTCGTCGCCGCGTGGGTCCAGGTCATGGAGAACGACCGCTTCGACCTGCACCGCTGACCTGCACCGCCGACCCCCCACGGGGTCCCGCACGAACGCCGCGGCCCGGTCCTCCTGTTCGGAGGGCCGGGCCGCGGTGCGTGGTGGGGGCGTCGGGCTCAGTCGGGCCAGACGCCGCTCGTGCCGCGGCGGTGGCTGCCCAGCAGGTGGGTGTCGACGATGCCGACGGCCTCCATCAGCGCGTACATCGTCGTCGGGCCGACGAAGACGAACCCCTTGCGCTTCAACGCCTTCGAGAGGGCGAGGGACTCCGCGGAGCTCGTCGGCACCTCGGCGAGCGTGTGCGGGCGCGGGGTGTCGTCCGGCCGGAAGGACCAGACGAAGCGGGCGAGGTCGCCGTCGGGGTCCTCGCGCAGGTCGAGCGTCGCCCGGGCGTTGGTGATGGTCGCGAGCACCTTGGCGCGGTTGCGGACGATGCCGGCGTCGGCCATCAGCCGGGCGACGTCGTCGTCGCCGTAGCGCGCGACGACCTCGGGGTCGAAGCCGTCGAAGGCCGCCCGGAAGGCCGGCCGCTTGCGCAGGATGGTCGCCCACGACAGGCCGGACTGGAACGCCTCGAGCGACAGGCGCTCGAAGAGCCCCCGCTCGTCGCGCACCGGCATGCCCCACTCGGTGTCGTAGTAGTGCTGCAGGAGCGGGTCGCTCGCGGCCCACACGGGGCGCGCGAGCCCGTCGTCGCCGACGACCGTGCCCGCGTCGGTCACGAGCGCCTCAGCGTGATGACCGGGACCTCCGGCGGTGCGAGCACCCGGACGGCCGGCCCCCAGGCGCCGGCGCCGCGCGAGGTGATGACCCGCGTGCCGGCGATCGTCGCCTCGCCGTCGACCATCGGCTGCTGCACGGGCACGAGGTAGCGGATGGGCCAGAGCTGCCCGCCGTGGGTGTGCCCGGACATCTGGAGGTCGACGCCGCGGCCCTCGACGGAGAACGCCTGCCGCGGCTGGTGCGCGGCGTAGAGCGTGAAGCCCGCGGCATCGACGCCGGTGAGGGCGGCGTCCGGGTCGGGCGTGAACGGCCCGGTGCCGGAGTAGTCGTGGACGCCGGCGAGCGCGATGGACGCCCCGTCGCGCTCGAGGGTCGTGTGCTCGTTGGCGAGCACGGTCAGGCCGAGCCGGCGGAACTCGTCGACCCAGTTGGCGGTGTCGCGGTACATCTCGTGGTTGCCGGTGGTGACGTACACGCCGAGCGGCGCCTCGAGGTCGGCCAGCGGCGCGATCTCCTGGCGGTAGCGGGCGGCGGTGCCGTCGACGAGGTCACCGGCGATGACGACGACGTCGGGGCGCTGGGCGTTGACGAGGTCGACGACCTTGCGGGTGAAGCCCGCGCTGCGCACGGCGCCGGCGTGCAGGTCCGTCAGCAGGGCGACGCGCGTGCCGTCGAACTGCGCGGGCAGCTCGGCCGAGGCGACCTCGAAGGGCGTCGCCGAGGGGCGCGAGGCCTCCCACGCGCCGTAGCCGGTCAGGCCGACCGCGAGGGCGGCGACCAGGGGCGCGGCGACCCGGTTGAACCGGCGACGGGCGTCCCGGCCGTGGTCGTGGCGCCACCGCAGCAGCCAGATCGCGCCGCTGACGAGGGCCACCGGCACGAGCCCGAGGAAGAGGTAGAGGCACGTCGCGAGGAACGCGGCGCCGGTCCAGGCGACCGGTCGCATCGTCGCGGCGCTCCACGCGCCGCCCCAGACGTCGAACTGCTCGAGCACGGCCGCGACGAGCGCCGCGAGGACGAGCGCGACGAGCCACGGCACCCAGCGCCGTCCCCAGCGTGGGGCGACGGCCAGGCGGTGCCAGACGAAGGCGAGGAAGCCGCCGAGGACGACGACCGGGACGAGCGCCGCGAGGACGCTCATGCGCCGTCCGGGGACGCCGGGGCGGGGGC is from Arthrobacter sp. NEB 688 and encodes:
- the rsfS gene encoding ribosome silencing factor, whose amino-acid sequence is MTASDRSLELARAAATAASDKLATTISGIDVSEQLALTDVFVIVSAESERQVGSIVDEVEDVLRERGVKPIRREGQREGRWVLIDFGDIVVHVQHDEEREFYELERLWRDCPALDLGVVGTEQGGR
- a CDS encoding histidine phosphatase family protein, with the translated sequence MSPDGLGPRRLVVLRHGETTHNAAGIWQGQLDSPLSELGEQQAAAVGPALASLRPSRVVTSDLQRARRTGESVARACGVPLVEDARFREIHAGAWQGLTNAQVTERWPDERAAVLRGEDVPRGGDGESMADVVTRVGEGLQALVGSMAAGECVVVSTHGAAGRAAVAWLLGLEQELAWRVLGSLGNCHWAELVEGRQGWRLQAWNASSGAPSRPGTSPP
- a CDS encoding Fur family transcriptional regulator, producing MAADVDLPGLLRDAGLRVTRPRLEVLAAVHAHPHADTGSILRAVRGPLPAVSHQAVYDSLHALTQARLVRAFQPAGSVARYEARVGDNHHHVVCRTCGAVADVDCAVGEAPCLSAADDHGFAIDEAEVVYWGTCPDCAAARPA
- the katG gene encoding catalase/peroxidase HPI; translated protein: MTDQQQGVTSQGSESENPAIDAPTPKAGAPRTNQDWWPNLLDLSVLHTNNAKGNPLGGDFDYAQAFAGLDVDALKADIVQVMRTSQDWWPADYGHYGPLFIRMSWHAAGTYRVEDGRGGGGRGQQRFAPLNSWPDNANLDKARRLLWPVKQKYGQAVSWADLLVLAGNVALEDMGFETFGFAFGRSDVWEPEEVNWGTEDTWLGDERYSGERELSNPLGAVQMGLIYVNPEGPNGEPDPVKAARDIRETFKRMAMNDEETVALIAGGHTFGKTHGAGDPDLVGTEPNGCPVHAMGLGWKSEYGSGKGSDAITSGLEVTWTQKPTEWTNLYFDNLFGYEWELVKSPAGAWQWEAKDADASVPDPDGTPARRKPTMLTTDLSLRFDPEYEKISRRFHENFEEFRLAFAKAWYKLLHRDMGPVDRFLGPWVPEAQPWQDPVPAASGEPLTDGDVADLKEALLSSGLTVQQLVKTAWASAASFRKTDMRGGANGARIALEPARSWEVNEPAELASVLEVLDRVKADFDGRGGRTVSLADLIVLGGSAGIEKAARDAGREVTVPFTPGRTDATQELTDVESYSYLEPRADGFRGYLRHEEKIAPEGLLLDRAYVLGLSAPQMVALVGGLRAIGATYGNTSVGVLTQRPGQLTNDVLAAVLEPGVTWSTSRDTANVYDSNDGRQATAVELVLGSHPQLRAIAEVYGSADGDQRFVDDFVAAWVQVMENDRFDLHR
- a CDS encoding DNA-3-methyladenine glycosylase I encodes the protein MTDAGTVVGDDGLARPVWAASDPLLQHYYDTEWGMPVRDERGLFERLSLEAFQSGLSWATILRKRPAFRAAFDGFDPEVVARYGDDDVARLMADAGIVRNRAKVLATITNARATLDLREDPDGDLARFVWSFRPDDTPRPHTLAEVPTSSAESLALSKALKRKGFVFVGPTTMYALMEAVGIVDTHLLGSHRRGTSGVWPD
- a CDS encoding metallophosphoesterase: MSVLAALVPVVVLGGFLAFVWHRLAVAPRWGRRWVPWLVALVLAALVAAVLEQFDVWGGAWSAATMRPVAWTGAAFLATCLYLFLGLVPVALVSGAIWLLRWRHDHGRDARRRFNRVAAPLVAALAVGLTGYGAWEASRPSATPFEVASAELPAQFDGTRVALLTDLHAGAVRSAGFTRKVVDLVNAQRPDVVVIAGDLVDGTAARYRQEIAPLADLEAPLGVYVTTGNHEMYRDTANWVDEFRRLGLTVLANEHTTLERDGASIALAGVHDYSGTGPFTPDPDAALTGVDAAGFTLYAAHQPRQAFSVEGRGVDLQMSGHTHGGQLWPIRYLVPVQQPMVDGEATIAGTRVITSRGAGAWGPAVRVLAPPEVPVITLRRS